In a genomic window of Gossypium arboreum isolate Shixiya-1 chromosome 7, ASM2569848v2, whole genome shotgun sequence:
- the LOC108484100 gene encoding peroxidase 46-like: MEMKITVSCPTPNRCTLLILVLFSFAASPLHASLSFNFYASSCPTAELIVSNMVRSASSSDPTIPGKLLRLLFHDCFVEGCDASVLLQGNGTERSDPANTSLGGFSVIDSAKSVLEIFCPETVSCADIVALAARDAVVTAGGPAFEIPTGRRDGRISNAANVRSNIVDTSFTMIEMIRLFNSKGLSLDDLVTLSGAHTIGVAHCNAFSDRFQMDSKGNLTLIDTSLDKAYAKELMKKCPLGSSASKTVNNDPETSFAFDNQYYINLLGHKGLFQSDSVLVEDERTSARVEAFANDQETFFRSWRDSFLKLTTIGVKTDDEGEIRQSCSFAN; encoded by the exons ATGGAGATGAAGATTACTGTCTCTTGCCCAACACCAAATCGTTGCACTCTTCTCAttcttgttttgttttcttttgctGCCTCGCCTTTGCATGCTAGCCTCTCGTTCAACTTCTATGCAAGTTCATGTCCTACTGCTGAGCTCATTGTCAGCAACATGGTCAGATCAGCTTCCTCTTCTGATCCGACCATTCCCGGGAAACTACTGCGCCTCTTGTTCCACGACTGTTTCGTGGAG GGTTGTGATGCATCAGTACTGTTACAAGGAAATGGAACTGAGAGAAGTGATCCAGCAAATACCTCTCTTGGAGGATTTTCGGTTATCGATTCGGCTAAAAGTGTGCTCGAAATCTTCTGTCCAGAGACCGTTTCTTGTGCTGATATTGTTGCCTTGGCTGCTAGAGATGCAGTTGTTACA GCAGGTGGACCTGCATTCGAGATTCCAACAGGAAGGAGAGATGGGAGAATATCCAATGCTGCAAATGTTAGATCCAATATTGTAGATACAAGTTTTACCATGATTGAAATGATAAGGCTCTTCAATTCTAAAGGCTTGTCTTTAGATGACCTTGTTACTCTATCAG GTGCTCATACTATAGGAGTAGCTCATTGTAATGCATTCAGTGATCGATTTCAAATGGACTCCAAGGGAAATCTCACCTTGATTGACACATCCTTAGACAAGGCCTATGCAAAAGAGCTCATGAAAAAGTGTCCATTGGGTTCAAGCGCGTCTAAAACAGTAAACAATGATCCCGAAACATCCTTTGCGTTTGATAATCAGTATTACATCAATCTATTGGGTCACAAGGGATTATTTCAATCAGACTCGGTTCTTGTAGAGGATGAAAGAACCAGTGCAAGAGTAGAAGCATTTGCAAATGACCAAGAAACCTTTTTCCGGAGTTGGAGGGACTCATTCTTGAAGCTCACTACCATTGGAGTGAAAACAGATGATGAAGGGGAAATCCGACAGTCTTGTTCATTTGCTAATTAG
- the LOC108477428 gene encoding monogalactosyldiacylglycerol synthase, chloroplastic-like isoform X2 — protein sequence MQNPSAVTQESGPAAFDLVTQLGHLAFNKSFRSSNTDGFCSFKPNHVYFSGFRDSISQKKRRVAAAASLSLGARNSVSSSVRRILNDFNRAIKFHCDRIPIGFASIRVGPEDNNGVRDGGGGGVLEVEGLPLNSVETETPKKVLILMSDTGGGHRASAEAIKAAFNEEFGDEYQVFVTDLWSDHTPWPFNQLPKSYNFLVKHGSLWRLTYYGTAPRVIYQSNFAATSTFIAREVAKGLMKYQPDIIISVHPLMQHVPLRILKSKGLLKKIVFTTVVTDLSTCHPTWFHKLVTRCYCPSAKVAKRALKAGLQPSQIKVYGLPIRPSFVKPVRPKIELRRELGMDEDLPAVLLMGGGEGMGPIEATARALEHALYDENLGEPLGQILVICGHNKRLASKLLSIDWKIPVQVKGFVTKMEECMGSSDCIITKAGPGTIAEAMIRGLPIVLNDFIAGQEVGNVPFVVENGCGKFSKSPKEIANIVSQWFGPKADELKSMSENALRLARPEAVFKIVHDLHQLVRQRNFVPQFSCTS from the exons atgCAAAACCCTTCTGCGGTTACCCAAGAATCTGGCCCTGCTGCCTTCGATCTCGTCACTCAATTGGGTCACTTAGCATTCAACAAGAGCTTTCGCAGCTCAAACACTGATGGGTTTTGTTCATTTAAGCCAAATCACGTGTATTTTTCAGGCTTCAGAGACTCAATTTCTCAGAAAAAGCGCAGAGTTGCTGCTGCTGCTTCACTCAGTTTGGGTGCTCGAAACAGCGTTTCTTCGAGCGTCAGGAGAATCCTGAATGATTTTAACAGAGCAATTAAGTTTCACTGTGATAGAATCCCAATTGGGTTTGCTTCTATTCGGGTTGGTCCTGAGGATAACAATGGAGTGAGAgatggtggtggtggtggcgTTCTTGAGGTTGAAGGTTTGCCTTTGAATAGTGTCGAAACTGAGACCCCCAAAAAAGTTCTGATTTTGATGAGTGATACTGGTGGGGGTCATAGAGCCTCTGCTGAAGCTATTAAGGCTGCTTTTAACGAGGAATTTGGGGATGAGTATCAG GTGTTTGTTACAGATTTGTGGTCGGATCATACGCCCTGGCCATTTAATCAATTACCAAAAAGCTATAACTTCTTGGTCAAACATGGATCATTGTGGAGGTTAACCTATTATGGAACTGCTCCTCGGGTGATTTATCAGTCAAATTTTGCTGCAACTTCAACATTCATAGCTAG AGAGGTCGCCAAAGGGTTGATGAAATACCAGCCTGACATTATTATTAGTGTACATCCTCTGATGCAACATGTTCCACTTCGTATTCTGAAGTCAAAGGGTCTACTGAAGAAGATAGTCTTTACGACAGTGGTCACCGATTTAAGCACTTGCCACCCAACATG GTTTCATAAGCTTGTAACAAGATGCTATTGCCCATCAGCTAAAGTAGCAAAAAGGGCATTGAAAGCTGGACTTCAACCATCCCAAATTAAGGTTTATGGCCTTCCAATACGACCTTCTTTTGTGAAGCCTGTTCGGCCAAAG ATTGAGCTGAGGAGAGAATTAGGTATGGATGAGGATCTTCCTGCTGTTTTGTTGATGGGAGGAGGGGAAGGAATGGGTCCCATCGAGGCTACTGCTCGTGCACTTGAACATGCATTATATGATGAGAATCTTGGGGAGCCATTAGGTCAAATCCTTGTCATTTGTGGCCACAACAAAAGGCTTGCTAGCAAATTGCTTTCAATTGATTGGAAAATTCCTGTTCAG GTCAAGGGATTTGTCACCAAAATGGAGGAATGCATGGGTTCTTCCGACTGCATTATTACAAAG GCAGGCCCGGGGACTATCGCTGAGGCTATGATACGAGGTCTTCCTATAGTTCTGAATGATTTCATTGCTGGGCAG GAAGTTGGCAATGTTCCATTTGTGGTGGAAAATGGATGTgggaaattttcaaagtcgcCAAAAGAGATAGCCAATATCGTAAGCCAGTGGTTTGGTCCCAAAGCAGATGAACTCAAGTCCATGTCTGAAAATGCTTTAAGGCTGGCTAGGCCTGAGGCAGTATTCAAGATTGTCCATGATCTCCATCAGCTGGTCAGACAGAGAAATTTTGTACCCCAATTTTCTTGTACAAGTTAG
- the LOC108477428 gene encoding monogalactosyldiacylglycerol synthase 1, chloroplastic-like isoform X3: MQNPSAVTQESGPAAFDLVTQLGHLAFNKSFRSSNTDGFCSFKPNHVYFSGFRDSISQKKRRVAAAASLSLGARNSVSSSVRRILNDFNRAIKFHCDRIPIGFASIRVGPEDNNGVRDGGGGGVLEVEGLPLNSVETETPKKVLILMSDTGGGHRASAEAIKAAFNEEFGDEYQVFVTDLWSDHTPWPFNQLPKSYNFLVKHGSLWRLTYYGTAPRVIYQSNFAATSTFIAREVAKGLMKYQPDIIISVHPLMQHVPLRILKSKGLLKKIVFTTVVTDLSTCHPTWFHKLVTRCYCPSAKVAKRALKAGLQPSQIKVYGLPIRPSFVKPVRPKIELRRELGMDEDLPAVLLMGGGEGMGPIEATARALEHALYDENLGEPLGQILVICGHNKRLASKLLSIDWKIPVQVKGFVTKMEECMGSSDCIITKARGLSLRL, translated from the exons atgCAAAACCCTTCTGCGGTTACCCAAGAATCTGGCCCTGCTGCCTTCGATCTCGTCACTCAATTGGGTCACTTAGCATTCAACAAGAGCTTTCGCAGCTCAAACACTGATGGGTTTTGTTCATTTAAGCCAAATCACGTGTATTTTTCAGGCTTCAGAGACTCAATTTCTCAGAAAAAGCGCAGAGTTGCTGCTGCTGCTTCACTCAGTTTGGGTGCTCGAAACAGCGTTTCTTCGAGCGTCAGGAGAATCCTGAATGATTTTAACAGAGCAATTAAGTTTCACTGTGATAGAATCCCAATTGGGTTTGCTTCTATTCGGGTTGGTCCTGAGGATAACAATGGAGTGAGAgatggtggtggtggtggcgTTCTTGAGGTTGAAGGTTTGCCTTTGAATAGTGTCGAAACTGAGACCCCCAAAAAAGTTCTGATTTTGATGAGTGATACTGGTGGGGGTCATAGAGCCTCTGCTGAAGCTATTAAGGCTGCTTTTAACGAGGAATTTGGGGATGAGTATCAG GTGTTTGTTACAGATTTGTGGTCGGATCATACGCCCTGGCCATTTAATCAATTACCAAAAAGCTATAACTTCTTGGTCAAACATGGATCATTGTGGAGGTTAACCTATTATGGAACTGCTCCTCGGGTGATTTATCAGTCAAATTTTGCTGCAACTTCAACATTCATAGCTAG AGAGGTCGCCAAAGGGTTGATGAAATACCAGCCTGACATTATTATTAGTGTACATCCTCTGATGCAACATGTTCCACTTCGTATTCTGAAGTCAAAGGGTCTACTGAAGAAGATAGTCTTTACGACAGTGGTCACCGATTTAAGCACTTGCCACCCAACATG GTTTCATAAGCTTGTAACAAGATGCTATTGCCCATCAGCTAAAGTAGCAAAAAGGGCATTGAAAGCTGGACTTCAACCATCCCAAATTAAGGTTTATGGCCTTCCAATACGACCTTCTTTTGTGAAGCCTGTTCGGCCAAAG ATTGAGCTGAGGAGAGAATTAGGTATGGATGAGGATCTTCCTGCTGTTTTGTTGATGGGAGGAGGGGAAGGAATGGGTCCCATCGAGGCTACTGCTCGTGCACTTGAACATGCATTATATGATGAGAATCTTGGGGAGCCATTAGGTCAAATCCTTGTCATTTGTGGCCACAACAAAAGGCTTGCTAGCAAATTGCTTTCAATTGATTGGAAAATTCCTGTTCAG GTCAAGGGATTTGTCACCAAAATGGAGGAATGCATGGGTTCTTCCGACTGCATTATTACAAAG GCCCGGGGACTATCGCTGAGGCTATGA
- the LOC108477428 gene encoding monogalactosyldiacylglycerol synthase, chloroplastic-like isoform X1, translating into MQNPSAVTQESGPAAFDLVTQLGHLAFNKSFRSSNTDGFCSFKPNHVYFSGFRDSISQKKRRVAAAASLSLGARNSVSSSVRRILNDFNRAIKFHCDRIPIGFASIRVGPEDNNGVRDGGGGGVLEVEGLPLNSVETETPKKVLILMSDTGGGHRASAEAIKAAFNEEFGDEYQVFVTDLWSDHTPWPFNQLPKSYNFLVKHGSLWRLTYYGTAPRVIYQSNFAATSTFIAREVAKGLMKYQPDIIISVHPLMQHVPLRILKSKGLLKKIVFTTVVTDLSTCHPTWLVLHLSFHISKFTYPWCNFGNVYCCFRFHKLVTRCYCPSAKVAKRALKAGLQPSQIKVYGLPIRPSFVKPVRPKIELRRELGMDEDLPAVLLMGGGEGMGPIEATARALEHALYDENLGEPLGQILVICGHNKRLASKLLSIDWKIPVQVKGFVTKMEECMGSSDCIITKAGPGTIAEAMIRGLPIVLNDFIAGQEVGNVPFVVENGCGKFSKSPKEIANIVSQWFGPKADELKSMSENALRLARPEAVFKIVHDLHQLVRQRNFVPQFSCTS; encoded by the exons atgCAAAACCCTTCTGCGGTTACCCAAGAATCTGGCCCTGCTGCCTTCGATCTCGTCACTCAATTGGGTCACTTAGCATTCAACAAGAGCTTTCGCAGCTCAAACACTGATGGGTTTTGTTCATTTAAGCCAAATCACGTGTATTTTTCAGGCTTCAGAGACTCAATTTCTCAGAAAAAGCGCAGAGTTGCTGCTGCTGCTTCACTCAGTTTGGGTGCTCGAAACAGCGTTTCTTCGAGCGTCAGGAGAATCCTGAATGATTTTAACAGAGCAATTAAGTTTCACTGTGATAGAATCCCAATTGGGTTTGCTTCTATTCGGGTTGGTCCTGAGGATAACAATGGAGTGAGAgatggtggtggtggtggcgTTCTTGAGGTTGAAGGTTTGCCTTTGAATAGTGTCGAAACTGAGACCCCCAAAAAAGTTCTGATTTTGATGAGTGATACTGGTGGGGGTCATAGAGCCTCTGCTGAAGCTATTAAGGCTGCTTTTAACGAGGAATTTGGGGATGAGTATCAG GTGTTTGTTACAGATTTGTGGTCGGATCATACGCCCTGGCCATTTAATCAATTACCAAAAAGCTATAACTTCTTGGTCAAACATGGATCATTGTGGAGGTTAACCTATTATGGAACTGCTCCTCGGGTGATTTATCAGTCAAATTTTGCTGCAACTTCAACATTCATAGCTAG AGAGGTCGCCAAAGGGTTGATGAAATACCAGCCTGACATTATTATTAGTGTACATCCTCTGATGCAACATGTTCCACTTCGTATTCTGAAGTCAAAGGGTCTACTGAAGAAGATAGTCTTTACGACAGTGGTCACCGATTTAAGCACTTGCCACCCAACATGGTTGGTTCTGCATCTTagttttcatatttcaaaattcacttaTCCTTGGTGTAATTTTGGCAATGTTTATTGTTGTTTTAGGTTTCATAAGCTTGTAACAAGATGCTATTGCCCATCAGCTAAAGTAGCAAAAAGGGCATTGAAAGCTGGACTTCAACCATCCCAAATTAAGGTTTATGGCCTTCCAATACGACCTTCTTTTGTGAAGCCTGTTCGGCCAAAG ATTGAGCTGAGGAGAGAATTAGGTATGGATGAGGATCTTCCTGCTGTTTTGTTGATGGGAGGAGGGGAAGGAATGGGTCCCATCGAGGCTACTGCTCGTGCACTTGAACATGCATTATATGATGAGAATCTTGGGGAGCCATTAGGTCAAATCCTTGTCATTTGTGGCCACAACAAAAGGCTTGCTAGCAAATTGCTTTCAATTGATTGGAAAATTCCTGTTCAG GTCAAGGGATTTGTCACCAAAATGGAGGAATGCATGGGTTCTTCCGACTGCATTATTACAAAG GCAGGCCCGGGGACTATCGCTGAGGCTATGATACGAGGTCTTCCTATAGTTCTGAATGATTTCATTGCTGGGCAG GAAGTTGGCAATGTTCCATTTGTGGTGGAAAATGGATGTgggaaattttcaaagtcgcCAAAAGAGATAGCCAATATCGTAAGCCAGTGGTTTGGTCCCAAAGCAGATGAACTCAAGTCCATGTCTGAAAATGCTTTAAGGCTGGCTAGGCCTGAGGCAGTATTCAAGATTGTCCATGATCTCCATCAGCTGGTCAGACAGAGAAATTTTGTACCCCAATTTTCTTGTACAAGTTAG
- the LOC108480723 gene encoding cellulose synthase A catalytic subunit 9 [UDP-forming]-like — protein MSYGRGPEDDETPQIPPVITGVRSRPVSGEFPIAGALAYGEHMSNSSLHKRVHPYPMSETEGAARWDDKKEGGWKERMDDWKMQQGNLGPEADDAYDDMSM, from the exons ATGAGCTATGGAAGAGGCCCTGAAGATGATGAAACTCCTCAAATTCCTCCTGTTATAACTGGTGTCCGATCTAGACCG GTGAGTGGGGAATTCCCAATAGCAGGTGCTCTTGCTTATGGCGAGCATATGTCAAATTCTTCTCTTCATAAACGAGTGCACCCATATCCCATGTCTGAAACTG AAGGAGCAGCAAGATGGGATGATAAGAAAGAGGGAGGATGGAAAGAGAGGATGGATGATTGGAAAATGCAGCAAGGGAATCTCGGTCCCGAAGCTGATGATGCGTATGACGACATGTCCATGTAA
- the LOC108471368 gene encoding putative pentatricopeptide repeat-containing protein At3g25970: MRRPLNSLIQSSAYAFYKVLTTHCHALKLGNLANVYTANKILNAYTRCKELHIARKLFDEIPHRDTVSWNTMIAGFVNCGNLETACKILKNMRRCGFDFDGYSFGSLLKGVASAYRLEVGQQLHSMVIKMGYEENVYAGSALLDMYAKCEKVEDAYTVFEYLPEPNSVSWNALIAGFSKVGDRSTAFWLLHCMEKEGVRAEDGTFAPLLTLLDDIEFYKLTIQVHGKIVKHGLAFDNTVCNAMITSYSECGSIRDARKVFDGAVGMRDLVTWNSMLAAYLVHEEEELGFQLFLDMQRLGFEPDIYTYTSILSACFEKAHKSHGQSLHAEVIKRGLEYLVPISNALIAMYLKSNNTSMGEALKLFESMELKDRVSWNSILTGFSQIGLNEDALKLFGQMRSLMVEIDHYAFSAVLRSCADLATLHLGRQVHVLAIKSGFETNDFVASALIFLYSKCGIIEDARKSFEETPNDSSIAWNSLIFGYAQNGQGSIALDLFFLMRDRKVRLDHITFVAVLTACSHIGLVEEGLNFLKSMESDYGIPPRMEHYACAVDLLGRARGLGEARTLIESMPFKPDAMVWKTLLGACRVCGDIELATQVASHLLELEPEEHCTYVLLSHLYGHLRRWDEKANLTRLMRERGVKKVPGWSWIEIKNQVHAFNAEDQSHPLCKEIYQMLGELMEEITWLDTDTGLDALISDFDVCDAKLLSAGNF; the protein is encoded by the coding sequence ATGAGGCGGCCCTTGAACTCACTCATCCAGAGCTCTGCTTACGCGTTTTACAAGGTTTTGACGACCCATTGTCATGCTCTCAAGTTGGGGAATCTTGCCAATGTTTACACTGCCAACAAAATCTTAAACGCCTATACGAGATGCAAAGAGTTGCATATCGCTCGCAAGCTGTTCGACGAAATTCCGCACAGAGACACAGTTTCTTGGAACACGATGATTGCTGGGTTTGTAAATTGTGGGAATTTAGAGACAGCATGCAAAATTCTAAAAAACATGAGAAGATGTGGTTTTGATTTTGATGGCTATTCCTTTGGGAGTTTGCTTAAGGGCGTGGCTTCCGCTTATAGACTTGAAGTTGGCCAACAGCTACATTCTATGGTTATTAAGATGGGTTATGAGGAAAATGTATATGCAGGGAGTGCTCTTTTGGATATGTATGCCAAGTGTGAGAAAGTTGAAGATGCTTATACGGTTTTTGAATACTTACCCGAACCTAATTCCGTCTCATGGAACGCTTTGATTGCTGGGTTTTCAAAAGTGGGTGATCGTAGCACTGCATTTTGGCTTTTACATTGTATGGAGAAGGAGGGAGTAAGGGCTGAGGATGGCACATTTGCTCCGCTTCTTACATTGCTCGATGATATTGAGTTTTATAAGCTGACAATTCAAGTTCATGGCAAGATTGTAAAACATGGGCTTGCATTTGATAATACTGTATGCAATGCGATGATAACATCATATTCAGAGTGCGGTTCAATCAGAGATGCTAGAAAAGTGTTTGATGGTGCAGTTGGCATGCGTGATTTAGTAACCTGGAATTCCATGCTAGCTGCTTACTTGGTTCATGAGGAAGAAGAACTGGGCTTTCAACTTTTTCTGGATATGCAAAGGTTGGGGTTCGAACCAGATATATATACTTACACTAGTATCCTTAGTGCTTGTTTTGAAAAAGCACACAAAAGTCATGGACAATCCTTGCATGCCGAAGTTATTAAAAGGGGATTGGAGTACTTGGTGCCTATTTCCAATGCACTAATAGCAATGTACCTTAAGTCGAATAATACTTCCATGGGAGAAGCTTTAAAATTATTCGAGTCCATGGAATTGAAGGATCGTGTCTCTTGGAACTCCATTTTGACTGGGTTTTCCCAGATTGGATTGAATGAAGATGCCTTGAAACTTTTTGGTCAAATGAGATCTTTGATGGTAGAGATTGACCATTATGCCTTTTCTGCTGTCCTTAGATCTTGCGCTGATTTAGCAACACTTCATTTAGGTCGGCAGGTTCATGTCTTGGCAATTAAGTCGGGCTTCGAGACTAATGATTTTGTGGCAAGTGCATTGATTTTCTTGTACTCAAAGTGTGGGATAATCGAAGATGCTCGAAAATCCTTTGAAGAGACTCCCAATGACAGTTCAATTGCTTGGAATTCATTAATTTTCGGCTATGCACAAAATGGGCAGGGCAGTATTGCCCTTGACCTATTCTTCCTGATGAGAGATAGAAAGGTGAGGCTTGATCATATAACGTTTGTTGCAGTTCTTACTGCATGTAGTCATATTGGTCTTGTGGAAGAAGGCTTAAATTTTCTGAAATCTATGGAATCTGATTATGGAATCCCACCACGTATGGAGCACTATGCTTGTGCAGTTGATCTATTGGGGCGAGCTAGGGGATTAGGTGAGGCAAGAACCTTAATTGAATCAATGCCATTTAAGCCTGATGCAATGGTGTGGAAGACATTGTTGGGTGCCTGTAGAGTGTGTGGTGACATAGAATTAGCTACCCAGGTAGCAAGCCATCTGCTAGAATTAGAGCCTGAAGAGCATTGCACCTATGTTCTACTCTCTCACCTGTATGGACACCTAAGGAGATGGGATGAAAAAGCTAATTTAACAAGGTTGATGCGAGAGAGGGGAGTTAAAAAGGTTCCTGGTTGGAGTTGGATAGAGATTAAGAATCAGGTCCATGCTTTCAATGCTGAAGATCAGTCACATCCTCTTTGTAAAGAGATATATCAAATGTTAGGGGAATTGATGGAGGAAATAACATGGTTAGATACCGATACTGGTTTAGATGCTTTAATATCTGATTTTGATGTTTGTGATGCAAAGCTGCTGAGTGCAGGTAATTTCTGA
- the LOC108483894 gene encoding protein ENHANCED DISEASE RESISTANCE 2-like codes for MRATNQKHRPSASDSATNYSISASTETSTPIPDWIAESINGGSLRNVDVDNGINGWASPPGDLFSLRSVNYLTKKQKSSAGDYLLSPVGMDWLKSTSKLDNVLARPDNRVSRALKKAQSQGKSTKSFIVAVNLQIPGKDHYSAVFYFATEDPISPGSLLYRFINGEDAFRNQRFKIVNRIVKGPWIVKKAVGNYAACLLGKALMCNYHRGASYLEIDVDIASSTIANAILHLALGYATSVTIDMGFLVEAQTEDELPEKLIGAVRVCQIDIASATVVDSLTPPIPTAAARGMGCSKVNHHKLSDDDDDDK; via the coding sequence ATGCGTGCGACTAACCAAAAACACCGACCCTCCGCCTCCGATTCCGCCACCAATTACTCCATATCTGCTTCAACGGAAACTTCTACGCCAATCCCCGATTGGATAGCTGAGTCAATCAACGGTGGGTCGTTGCGAAACGTCGATGTTGATAATGGAATCAACGGTTGGGCATCACCCCCCGGGGATCTATTCTCTCTCCGATCCGTTAACTACCTGACTAAAAAACAAAAATCCTCTGCTGGCGATTACCTTCTCTCTCCCGTCGGTATGGACTGGCTCAAGTCCACTTCCAAGCTCGACAACGTACTAGCTCGCCCCGATAACCGTGTTTCTCGGGCGTTAAAGAAAGCTCAATCCCAAGGCAAATCAACGAAAAGCTTCATTGTCGCCGTTAATCTCCAGATCCCTGGTAAAGATCATTACAGCGCTGTTTTCTATTTTGCTACTGAGGATCCCATCTCTCCCGGGTCGTTGCTTTACCGGTTCATCAATGGCGAAGATGCCTTCAGGAACCAACGGTTCAAGATCGTCAACCGGATCGTCAAAGGACCTTGGATCGTCAAAAAAGCGGTGGGCAACTACGCGGCGTGCTTGTTAGGTAAAGCTTTGATGTGTAATTACCATAGAGGTGCGAGTTACTTGGAAATTGACGTGGATATTGCAAGCTCGACGATTGCTAACGCGATTTTGCACCTCGCGTTGGGATACGCGACGAGCGTAACAATCGATATGGGATTTTTGGTAGAAGCGCAGACAGAGGATGAGTTGCCGGAGAAGTTGATCGGGGCGGTTAGGGTTTGTCAGATAGATATTGCATCAGCGACTGTTGTTGACTCACTTACGCCACCGATTCCAACAGCGGCGGCTCGAGGAATGGGGTGTTCAAAAGTTAATCACCATAAACTgagtgatgatgatgatgatgataaatgA